Part of the Sphaerochaeta associata genome is shown below.
TTCCAGCGCGTCCCCCCGGTTGGGCCGGGGTCTTTCACGCCGGACTTGCAGGACCGCCTGCACGCCCTTTACGCCCAATGATTCCGAACAACGCTCGCCCCCTACGTGTTACCGCGGCTGCTGGCACGTAGTTAGCCGGGGCTTATTCCGGGATTCACGTCATCCCGCGGCCATTCCCTGCCACGGTTGTTCCCCCTCCCGAAAAGAACTTTACAACCTCACGGCCTTCTTCGTTCACGCGGCGTCGCTCCGTCAGGCTTTCGCCCATTGCGGAAGATTCTTAGCTGCTGCCTCCCGTAGGAGTCTGGACCGTGTCTCAGTTCCAATGTGGCCGTCCACCCTCTCAGGCCGGCTACCCATCGTCGCCACGGTGGGCCGTTACCCCGCCGTCTAGCTAATGGGACGCAGACTCATCCCCCGGCGGCGCCGCAGCGCCTTTCCCGGATCCCGCCATCGCGGGTCCCGTCTCATCCGGTATTAATCCAGGTTTCCCTGGGCTATCCCGGGCCGGGGGGCAGATTGTCCACGTGTTACTCACCCGTCCGCCGCTCTAGGGGCCCGAAGGCCCTTGCCGCTCGACTTGCATGCTTAAAACGCGCCGCCAGCGTTCGTTCTGAGCCAGGATCAAACTCTCCGTCATAGGAATCCCGCACCCGAAGGTGCGGGCTCTACTTCTTCAATAGTTCGCCCTGTCATTCCTCGCAAACGAACGTAGCTTTTCACTACTGTTCATCATTTTCTTAGGTAATTGACTGGGAAGCCCTTACAGCTTCCACACACTCGATCAACGGCCAATTGGCAATCATCTCGTGTCTTTTATCTTCTCTTCTCTTCTCTCATATATCTGTCAAAAAACAATCGCTGTCGACTTGGTGTCGCTCAGCGTGCTCCGATAACATAACAAAAGACGCCTTCTAGTGTCAAGCATCCCTTGCAACTATTTCTGCATTTAATTTGCTCGTTTCCTCAGAAGCTCATGCACAATCTCGGAAAAGCCCGCACCACCCTCGCTCTCAGAAGCATACCGAGGAAGCACTTGCATCGATTGCACATGCTTCTGTATGTTACCGACTCCGAAACTCAACGGAAAACGAGAAAACATCACCTGGTCGTTGGGAGCATCTCCACAATAGCAACTTTTTTCAATCATGGTCTTTTCATCAAGGCCCAGAACATCTGCAAAAAAGGCCTTTGTACCCTGATACTTGTCAAACGACCCGAACCATGCATTCACATGAATCGAGCTGACGGCAGTCCCCGCCCCCATGCTTTTACATACCTCGACCACACGGGCAATCTGATCTGCATCCAAATAGGGCGGCTCGCTTCCATGATCGAACGCAACATCGAAAATTCTGGCAAACTGGTCGCTTGAAAGTTTGGAACCCGGTACAAGGGAGAGTACTTTCTCGATCAACGCACTTTTACGCTGTTCATACCCCTCTTGCACAATGGATGGGTGTACGTACTTACGGATGGCACCATTCTTACGGTAGAGGCATACCGCCCCGCTTTCGCTGAGCACGGCTTCAACCGGCCACTGACGCAGATAGGTATCTCCCCATCCAGCAGACCCCCCGGTCACACAGATGGTCCGAATGCCAGCTTCTTTCAAGACATACAAGGCTTCAAGGGCAACAGGCCTGAGCTTTCCTTCGGTGGTAATCGTATCATCAACATCAGTAAGCAGGAACGAGACCCTTCCGGCCTCGTCCCCTCTGAGATTCTGCACACTCTGCATATTCACATCCTCAGCGGGTCATCGTCGAAAGACTGCCGTCACGTATAATCGCCTTAATGTAGGTAAGAAAGGACATGACTGAAGAAAGGGCTGCCAATACGAAAATCACATACAAGCCGATGCGGGCCCCTTCCATGAAAGGAGCATCGGAGAACCAGTTGCCCAAGGCGATGTAAAGAATGCCTAAGGCTCCGCTGATGGCGTACAGCACAGCCTTGCTCTTCCCCCACAGGTTTGCCGCAACAGGCTTGCCCTTTCCCATCATCAGCATACGCACGAACAGGATGGAAAACTCCCTCCACATAATGAGGATGAAGGTCCAAAGGGGCATGACACCGGCACCCGACAGACACACAAAGTACGTCAGTCGAGAGAACGTATCGGCAAACGGATCCATTACCTTTCCCAAGTCGGTAACCAAATTCCTGCGTCGGGCAATTTGGCCGTCCAGCAGATCCGTCAGCTCGGTACATGCCCATAAAATGAGGGTGAGGATGGAAGAAAGAGTTTGAAAGTCCTCTCCGAACCAACCGCCCAGATGGAATGCGATGAAGAACATAGGAGCCATAATCAGCCGCGATACCGTAAGCTTATTCGGAATATTCATGAATACCTCTGATTAGCCGAACAGCCGGCTGAATTTGTTTTCAAGGTAGCTTGTGAACACTGTTGCGTCAAGAGCTTTTCCGGTTACCGATTCGGCAGTCCTCCGCCCTGTCTGCAAGGCGCCTTTCTCATACACGGCATACCTCAGATATGAGCTGATACCTTCCACATCATCAGGTCTCAGGCCGAGATTGTTCTGTATATGAGCCCAAATCTGAGCACCGTAGAGATTGCCCAGGGCATAGGTGGGGAAGTACCCGAAATCACCGCTGCTCCAATGTACATCCTGCAGCACACCCTCGCTTGCAGTTGCCGGCTTGAACCCGAACAGACGGGCAAACTCCTCATCCCATGCATGGGGAAGCTCTTCAACCGAAAGGTCTCCGGCAAGCAAAGCCTGTTCAAGACCAAAACGGAGGAAGATATGAAGACTGTAACTCATCTCGTCGGCATTGACGCGGATGCATGTCCGCCCGACCTTGTTGACCGCCCTGACAAAGTGGTCAAGGCCGATACCGGCTGTCTGGGTCGGGAAAAGCTTGCTGAACTGCGGATAGTAGCGCTCCCAGAACTCAGGGCTTTTGGAGACCATATTCTCCCAAAGCCGACTTTGCGACTCATGCATCCCATGGGACGCCCCGCCGGCAAGACTGGTGCCCCTGAGTCTTGTGCTTGAAGCACCCATCTCATACAGCGCATGCCCTCCCTCGTGTATCGAGGAGGCAAAACTGTCCATGACGCTGGGATCGGTATAGCGGGTGGTGATCCGGATATCGTCGCTGGCAATGGTGGTGGTGAAGGGATGCACCGAGACGGCACAGCTGCCGCGGGTGAAATCGAATCCCATATCGGTCAGCACCTGATTGGCAAACGCCTGTTGGCCCTCGATCGGATACGCTTGACGCAGAAAGGAAGCATCCACATCCTTCTCTGCATAGGTCTGCACCAAATCGGACAATGGTTTCTTGATCGAGTCAAAAAGGGTCGCCACCTCCTTGGTACTCATTCCTTCCTCGAACTCGGCTAGCAGGGCGTCATACAAGGAAGAGCTGTCATCGGATAAGCAGGAAGCTTTCTCCCTTGCCAGATCAACCATGACCGCCAGGTCCTGGGAAAAGAGGGAGAAGTCGCTGGCTTTACGGGCCGTCACCCAACTCTGATGGGCTTTTGCACCCCCCTCGGTGATGGCCCGCACCAGATCCTTGGGCATTCTCCGCTTTCTTTCATACTCCTTCCTACGGATCCTGATCAGCGCCTGCTCAAATACCGACTCACTCTTGGTCTCATCCAAGAGGGCGAGCAACTGTCCCATCTCATCACCGCTTGCCACCGCATGGGACTGCTCGGCAAGCCAGCCGAGTTGATTCGCACGTTCGTCCACCGCCTTCTCGCTGAGAATCGTCTCCTGATCCCACTGCAGGGCGGCGCCGATATGTTCAAGCATCACCAAATGGCGGTCAAGCGCCTCAAGGCGTGCAAAGGCTTGTTGTTGTTTCATACATCCTCCCAGAGATTGAGAGCCGGATTGCTCCGGCTCCCATTGCATTTACAGCTGCTCCTTGTTCTCTACCTTCTGCTTCACCATATCGATGAAAGCCTGGGTGGAGAGTCCATTCTCCTGCTTGCCGGTTCTCAGTCGTACCGACACCTGGTCGTTCTGAGCCTCCCGGTCGCCGATGATCACCATATAGGGGATCTTCTGCTGCTGGGCATTGCGGATCTTTGCATTCATGCGGTCGTCGCCAAGATCGGCCGATACCCGCAAGCCTTCCTTGCGCAGCCTTCGTTCCAATTCCTTGGCATAATCGAAGAAAGTCTCCCCTACAGGAATAATCTTGATCTGCTCGGGTGACAACCACGGCGGGAACGCTCCTGCATAGTGCTCGATCAGAACTCCGAAGAACCGTTCGATGGAGCCCAGCAGGGCACGGTGGATCATGTACGGACGCTTTTCCACCCCGTCCTTGTCCACGAACGTCATATCAAAGCGTTCAGGCTCATTGAAGTCGAACTGCACGGTGGAGAGCTGCCATTCACG
Proteins encoded:
- a CDS encoding haloacid dehalogenase is translated as MQSVQNLRGDEAGRVSFLLTDVDDTITTEGKLRPVALEALYVLKEAGIRTICVTGGSAGWGDTYLRQWPVEAVLSESGAVCLYRKNGAIRKYVHPSIVQEGYEQRKSALIEKVLSLVPGSKLSSDQFARIFDVAFDHGSEPPYLDADQIARVVEVCKSMGAGTAVSSIHVNAWFGSFDKYQGTKAFFADVLGLDEKTMIEKSCYCGDAPNDQVMFSRFPLSFGVGNIQKHVQSMQVLPRYASESEGGAGFSEIVHELLRKRAN
- the pgsA gene encoding CDP-diacylglycerol--glycerol-3-phosphate 3-phosphatidyltransferase encodes the protein MNIPNKLTVSRLIMAPMFFIAFHLGGWFGEDFQTLSSILTLILWACTELTDLLDGQIARRRNLVTDLGKVMDPFADTFSRLTYFVCLSGAGVMPLWTFILIMWREFSILFVRMLMMGKGKPVAANLWGKSKAVLYAISGALGILYIALGNWFSDAPFMEGARIGLYVIFVLAALSSVMSFLTYIKAIIRDGSLSTMTR
- a CDS encoding carboxypeptidase M32, which codes for MKQQQAFARLEALDRHLVMLEHIGAALQWDQETILSEKAVDERANQLGWLAEQSHAVASGDEMGQLLALLDETKSESVFEQALIRIRRKEYERKRRMPKDLVRAITEGGAKAHQSWVTARKASDFSLFSQDLAVMVDLAREKASCLSDDSSSLYDALLAEFEEGMSTKEVATLFDSIKKPLSDLVQTYAEKDVDASFLRQAYPIEGQQAFANQVLTDMGFDFTRGSCAVSVHPFTTTIASDDIRITTRYTDPSVMDSFASSIHEGGHALYEMGASSTRLRGTSLAGGASHGMHESQSRLWENMVSKSPEFWERYYPQFSKLFPTQTAGIGLDHFVRAVNKVGRTCIRVNADEMSYSLHIFLRFGLEQALLAGDLSVEELPHAWDEEFARLFGFKPATASEGVLQDVHWSSGDFGYFPTYALGNLYGAQIWAHIQNNLGLRPDDVEGISSYLRYAVYEKGALQTGRRTAESVTGKALDATVFTSYLENKFSRLFG